One region of Skermanella mucosa genomic DNA includes:
- a CDS encoding peptidoglycan-binding domain-containing protein produces the protein MAIDLAQFRLQGAVSMPRIGAAPVIVIGLLSASLFGLFYLAALNNPGIVRPPKPVAAAPVPQAVAPAREAVPAPSAPAPAAVQAPERPRPVTRAELREIQTLLKAAGYDPGPADGLMGPKTHGAIAAFRRDHAIAAGAEPDSALLEAVRAAQR, from the coding sequence ATGGCGATCGATCTTGCCCAGTTCAGGCTTCAGGGTGCCGTGAGCATGCCGCGCATCGGGGCCGCTCCCGTCATCGTCATCGGCCTGCTGTCCGCTTCGCTGTTCGGCCTGTTCTATCTGGCGGCCCTGAACAATCCCGGCATCGTCCGGCCGCCCAAGCCGGTCGCGGCGGCGCCGGTCCCGCAGGCCGTGGCGCCGGCGCGCGAGGCGGTTCCCGCGCCCAGCGCCCCCGCACCGGCGGCGGTGCAGGCGCCGGAACGGCCGCGGCCGGTGACCAGGGCGGAGCTGCGGGAAATCCAGACGCTGCTGAAGGCCGCCGGCTACGATCCGGGTCCGGCCGACGGCCTGATGGGACCGAAGACCCACGGGGCCATCGCGGCGTTCAGGCGCGACCACGCGATCGCCGCCGGAGCGGAACCGGACTCAGCCCTGCTGGAGGCTGTTCGCGCGGCACAGCGGTAG
- a CDS encoding rRNA large subunit pseudouridine synthase E: protein MRSGRRRGGVILFNKPYDVLSQFTDREHGRATLADYVKIPGVYVAGRLDRDSEGLLVLTDDGALNARIADPRHKRPKTYWAQVEGVPDESALESLRRGVTLKDGPTLPAGARLIDEPADLWPRDPPIRYRASIPTSWIELTLREGRNRQVRRMTAAVGFPTLRLIRRAVGDWTVEGLAPGEWREISVTSRQGS from the coding sequence GTGAGGTCGGGGCGGCGGCGGGGCGGGGTCATCCTGTTCAACAAGCCCTATGACGTCCTCTCGCAATTCACCGACCGAGAGCATGGCCGGGCGACCCTGGCCGACTACGTCAAGATCCCCGGGGTCTATGTCGCCGGCCGTCTCGACCGCGACAGCGAGGGGCTGCTGGTCCTGACCGACGACGGCGCCTTGAACGCCCGGATCGCCGACCCGCGCCACAAGCGGCCGAAGACCTATTGGGCGCAGGTCGAGGGTGTTCCGGACGAGTCGGCGCTGGAGTCGCTCCGGCGCGGCGTCACGCTCAAGGACGGCCCGACGCTGCCGGCCGGCGCTCGGCTGATCGACGAGCCGGCCGATCTCTGGCCGCGCGATCCGCCGATCCGGTACCGGGCCAGCATCCCGACATCCTGGATCGAACTGACGCTCCGCGAGGGGCGCAACCGGCAGGTCCGCCGGATGACGGCCGCGGTCGGGTTTCCGACGCTGCGCCTGATTCGGCGCGCCGTTGGGGACTGGACCGTCGAAGGGCTGGCACCCGGCGAATGGCGTGAGATTTCCGTCACCTCCAGACAGGGAAGCTGA
- the msrA gene encoding peptide-methionine (S)-S-oxide reductase MsrA, with amino-acid sequence MEKATFGAGCFWGVEAAFRHVDGVTDTSVGYLGGTRENPTYDDVCTDETGHAEVVQVEYDPARVSYAQLLEVFWQIHDPTTLNCQGPDVGAQYRSAIFTHSPEQEAEARASKERAQASGRFVRPIVTEITPASTFWRAEEYHQRYLERRGMASCHI; translated from the coding sequence ATGGAGAAAGCGACATTCGGTGCCGGCTGCTTCTGGGGCGTGGAGGCGGCGTTCCGCCACGTGGACGGCGTGACCGACACGTCGGTCGGGTATCTCGGCGGAACCCGGGAGAACCCGACCTATGACGATGTCTGCACCGACGAGACCGGCCATGCGGAGGTCGTCCAGGTCGAGTACGATCCGGCGCGGGTATCCTACGCGCAGCTTCTCGAAGTGTTCTGGCAGATCCATGATCCGACCACGCTCAACTGCCAGGGGCCGGATGTCGGTGCCCAGTACCGCTCGGCCATCTTCACCCATTCGCCGGAGCAGGAGGCGGAGGCCCGGGCATCGAAGGAGCGCGCCCAGGCCTCCGGCCGGTTCGTCCGGCCGATCGTGACCGAGATCACCCCGGCCTCCACCTTCTGGCGCGCGGAGGAGTATCACCAGCGCTATCTGGAACGCCGCGGCATGGCTTCGTGCCATATATGA
- a CDS encoding dienelactone hydrolase family protein, protein MPDIMIDVHDQRMPAYLAVPERERVGGVVLIHEIFGLNRSMRETADRFAKAGFLAVCPDLTWRQGSLPELEPGTDQALEEGRRRMSEVSDDQMLDDVRAAVLHLREMGPCNERVATVGYCMGGRIAYLMACRGDTQANVAFYGTRIEKHLGEAVKLTRPFMMHLGAEDPFIPPETRKRLVERLCPVAGVAIHTYPGVGHGFARSGTTGAEAAAGKLAEQRTFDFLSLYLR, encoded by the coding sequence ATGCCGGACATAATGATCGATGTGCATGACCAGCGGATGCCGGCTTACCTGGCCGTGCCCGAGCGCGAGCGCGTCGGCGGGGTCGTGCTGATCCACGAGATCTTCGGGCTCAACAGGTCAATGCGGGAAACGGCCGACCGGTTCGCGAAGGCAGGGTTCCTGGCTGTCTGCCCCGATCTCACCTGGCGGCAGGGCAGCCTGCCGGAGCTGGAGCCGGGAACCGACCAGGCGCTGGAGGAAGGCCGGCGCCGGATGTCGGAAGTGAGCGACGATCAGATGCTGGACGATGTCAGGGCCGCGGTCCTCCACCTGCGGGAAATGGGGCCCTGCAACGAGCGCGTCGCGACCGTCGGCTACTGCATGGGCGGGCGCATCGCCTACCTGATGGCGTGCCGAGGCGACACGCAGGCCAACGTCGCCTTTTACGGCACAAGGATCGAGAAGCATCTCGGCGAGGCCGTGAAGCTGACCCGCCCGTTCATGATGCACCTGGGCGCGGAGGACCCCTTCATTCCGCCCGAAACGCGCAAGCGTTTGGTGGAACGCCTGTGTCCCGTTGCAGGGGTCGCCATTCACACTTATCCTGGTGTCGGACACGGCTTCGCCCGGAGCGGCACCACGGGAGCCGAGGCGGCGGCAGGCAAGCTGGCCGAGCAGCGCACCTTCGATTTCCTGAGCCTGTATCTGCGTTAG
- the mepA gene encoding penicillin-insensitive murein endopeptidase codes for MTPRLPAFLLAVGMTLCTGLSAGAQPSRTGDWGKVAAPAPGPPRIFGSYTNGCIAGARSLPPEGPGHQVVRLSRNRYFGHPETVDYLLNLGRRVAGAGLGIALIGDMSQPRGGPMAFGHASHEIGLDADIWFRLDLPPLPRSGREDLDLPSMVDFKARRVDPRRFTARQADLVRFAAMDPRVARIFVNPAIKQALCERPWSDRSWLRLVRPWHGHDAHFHVRLNCPAGQPDCISQDAPPDGDGCGAELADWLARLTPPAKAPAKPRAAPAKPALAPVPSACSAVLAMPPR; via the coding sequence ATGACGCCCAGGCTTCCGGCCTTCCTGCTTGCCGTCGGAATGACCCTCTGCACGGGGCTTTCCGCTGGGGCCCAGCCAAGCAGAACGGGAGATTGGGGCAAGGTCGCGGCGCCAGCACCCGGTCCGCCCAGGATCTTCGGATCATACACGAACGGATGTATCGCCGGGGCGCGGTCCCTGCCGCCCGAGGGTCCGGGGCATCAGGTCGTCCGCCTGTCGCGCAATCGCTATTTCGGCCACCCGGAAACCGTCGACTACCTGCTGAACCTGGGGCGCCGCGTCGCGGGCGCCGGCCTGGGGATCGCGCTGATCGGCGACATGTCCCAGCCGCGCGGCGGGCCGATGGCGTTCGGCCATGCCAGCCACGAGATCGGACTGGATGCCGACATCTGGTTCCGCCTCGACCTGCCTCCCCTGCCCCGCAGCGGGCGCGAAGACCTCGACCTGCCCAGCATGGTCGACTTCAAGGCGAGACGGGTCGATCCCAGGCGCTTCACCGCCCGGCAGGCCGACCTGGTCCGGTTCGCGGCGATGGATCCCCGCGTCGCCCGGATCTTCGTCAATCCCGCCATCAAGCAGGCGCTGTGCGAGCGTCCCTGGAGCGATCGGTCCTGGCTGCGCCTGGTCCGTCCGTGGCACGGACATGACGCCCATTTCCATGTCAGGCTGAACTGCCCTGCCGGTCAGCCCGACTGCATCTCCCAGGATGCGCCGCCGGACGGCGACGGCTGCGGCGCGGAACTGGCCGATTGGCTGGCCCGGCTGACTCCGCCGGCCAAGGCACCGGCCAAGCCTAGGGCCGCTCCGGCGAAGCCGGCCCTTGCCCCGGTACCGTCCGCCTGCTCCGCCGTCCTCGCGATGCCGCCGCGCTAA
- a CDS encoding GntR family transcriptional regulator, which yields MARLGEAGAVQFSKARKGSVLYDDLRRQIVKGALKPGETMLEITVAREYGCSQGTVREALMRLQEDGLVVRSGYRGTTVSVTGPTEAREMQFLRLHLETQGIRRAALLADDSLLARLSRVVDEMERVAEAGDEYALTELDCEFHLAIFARAGMPALDAILSRCLLHLHRLTLAEPGRTRPLLISARRHWDVVEALRTRDPETAVTAITHHINTVLETGLAGEEG from the coding sequence ATGGCGCGGCTCGGCGAAGCGGGAGCGGTTCAGTTCAGCAAGGCGCGCAAGGGCAGCGTGCTCTACGACGACCTGCGCCGCCAGATCGTCAAGGGCGCGCTGAAGCCCGGCGAGACGATGCTGGAGATCACGGTCGCCCGGGAATACGGGTGCAGCCAGGGCACCGTCCGCGAAGCGCTGATGCGCCTGCAGGAGGACGGCCTCGTGGTCCGCAGCGGCTACCGGGGAACGACGGTCTCCGTCACCGGCCCCACCGAGGCGCGGGAGATGCAGTTCCTCCGCCTCCATCTGGAGACCCAGGGCATCCGCCGCGCGGCGCTGCTCGCCGACGACAGCCTTCTGGCCCGGCTGTCCAGGGTGGTCGACGAGATGGAACGGGTTGCGGAAGCCGGCGACGAGTATGCCCTGACCGAACTGGACTGCGAGTTCCACCTGGCGATCTTCGCGCGGGCCGGCATGCCGGCGCTCGACGCGATCCTCAGCCGCTGCCTGCTCCACCTGCACCGGCTGACGCTGGCCGAACCGGGCCGCACCCGCCCGCTGCTGATCTCGGCGCGGCGCCATTGGGACGTGGTCGAGGCGCTGCGGACCCGCGATCCCGAGACCGCGGTGACCGCGATCACCCATCACATCAACACCGTTCTGGAAACCGGCTTGGCCGGGGAGGAGGGCTGA
- a CDS encoding ABC transporter ATP-binding protein, producing MALQGAESMLTDTPAPHVPAAGTPVAEVRDLQVGFRTDDGSFNVLDGVSFTVRSGRTLCLVGESGCGKSVTALSLMGLLAPTAIVGRGEILLDGTDLLKLNRNELNERRGDRMAMIFQEPMTSLNPVFTIGDQIVEGIRRHRPVGRAEAERHAVEMLKRVRIPAAEQRMKDYPHQLSGGMRQRVMIAMALANDPRLLIADEPTTALDVTIQAQILDLIRTLQDETGTAVLLITHDLGVVAEVGDDVAVMYAGRIVEQASVADLFADPQHPYTLGLLSSIPRLDADIGRLPTILGSVPAPADMPQGCRFSTRCPFAVEKCRTEEPPLADLSAGHAVACWRAPLEERAA from the coding sequence ATGGCTCTTCAAGGAGCCGAATCCATGCTGACCGATACGCCGGCGCCCCACGTGCCGGCCGCAGGAACGCCGGTCGCCGAGGTTCGCGACCTCCAGGTGGGGTTCCGTACCGACGACGGCAGCTTCAACGTGCTGGACGGCGTGTCCTTCACGGTGCGCAGCGGACGCACCCTGTGCCTGGTCGGCGAGTCCGGCTGCGGCAAGAGCGTGACCGCCCTGTCGCTCATGGGCCTCCTGGCGCCGACCGCCATCGTCGGCCGGGGCGAGATCCTGCTGGACGGCACGGACCTGCTCAAGCTGAATCGCAATGAACTCAACGAGCGGCGCGGCGACCGGATGGCGATGATCTTCCAGGAGCCGATGACCTCGCTCAATCCGGTCTTCACCATCGGGGATCAGATCGTCGAGGGCATCCGGCGCCATCGTCCCGTCGGTCGGGCGGAGGCCGAAAGGCACGCGGTGGAGATGCTGAAGCGGGTGCGCATCCCCGCGGCCGAGCAGCGGATGAAGGACTATCCGCACCAGCTCTCGGGCGGCATGCGGCAGCGGGTCATGATCGCCATGGCGCTCGCCAACGATCCCCGCCTGCTGATCGCGGACGAACCGACCACGGCGCTCGACGTGACGATCCAGGCGCAGATCCTGGACCTGATCCGCACCCTCCAGGACGAGACGGGCACCGCGGTCCTCCTGATCACCCACGACCTGGGCGTGGTGGCGGAAGTCGGCGACGACGTGGCCGTGATGTATGCCGGCCGGATCGTCGAGCAGGCGTCCGTGGCCGACCTGTTCGCCGATCCGCAGCACCCCTACACCCTGGGCCTGCTCAGCTCGATCCCCCGTCTCGACGCCGACATCGGGCGCCTGCCGACCATCCTCGGCTCGGTCCCGGCCCCGGCCGACATGCCGCAGGGCTGCCGCTTCTCCACCCGATGCCCCTTCGCCGTGGAGAAGTGCAGGACCGAGGAGCCGCCGCTGGCCGACCTGTCCGCCGGCCACGCCGTCGCCTGCTGGAGGGCGCCGCTGGAAGAGCGCGCCGCCTGA
- a CDS encoding ABC transporter ATP-binding protein: MKTAPDDTILEIENLTKHFATSKSLLPGSGRSVKAVDGVSFTVRKGETLAIVGESGCGKSTLARLILRLIDPTGGTVRFHGQDIATIPERSMRPLRARMQMIFQDPFASLNPRMTVAEILTEPMQVHKLGTRREQRERMVELLELVGLTARHADRYPHEFSGGQRQRIGIARALAAGPELVIGDEPVSALDVSVQAQVINLLEDLKRRLGLTLVIISHDLAVVRHMSDRVGVIYLGKMVELADTKALFSSPRHPYTRALMSAVPLPDPGARPERQLLEGDVPSPLNPPSGCRFHTRCPYVRERCRTEEPVMGMNDDDHGVACHYWREIDALPRPGTAEARPISAAYATRRALYMERRALQEDAPTP, encoded by the coding sequence ATGAAGACGGCACCCGACGACACCATTCTCGAAATCGAGAACCTGACCAAACACTTCGCGACCTCCAAGTCGCTGCTGCCCGGAAGCGGCCGCTCCGTCAAGGCGGTGGACGGCGTCAGCTTCACCGTCCGCAAGGGCGAGACCCTGGCGATCGTCGGCGAGAGCGGCTGCGGCAAGTCCACCCTGGCCCGACTGATCCTGCGCCTGATCGACCCGACCGGAGGCACCGTCCGCTTCCACGGCCAGGACATCGCGACCATACCCGAACGCAGCATGCGCCCGCTCCGCGCCCGCATGCAGATGATCTTCCAGGACCCCTTCGCCTCGCTCAATCCGCGCATGACCGTGGCGGAGATCCTGACCGAGCCGATGCAGGTCCACAAGCTCGGCACCCGCCGGGAGCAGCGCGAGCGCATGGTCGAGTTGCTGGAACTGGTCGGGCTGACCGCCCGACACGCCGACCGCTACCCGCATGAGTTCAGCGGAGGCCAGCGCCAGCGCATCGGCATCGCCCGCGCCCTGGCCGCCGGCCCCGAACTGGTGATCGGTGACGAGCCGGTCTCCGCCCTGGACGTTTCGGTCCAGGCGCAGGTGATCAACCTTCTGGAGGACCTGAAGCGGCGACTGGGCCTGACGCTGGTGATCATCTCCCACGACCTTGCCGTGGTCCGGCACATGTCCGACCGGGTCGGGGTGATATACCTGGGCAAGATGGTCGAGCTGGCGGACACCAAGGCCCTTTTCTCCTCGCCCCGCCATCCCTACACGCGGGCGCTGATGTCGGCGGTGCCGCTGCCCGATCCCGGCGCCCGCCCGGAGCGGCAGTTGCTGGAGGGCGACGTGCCAAGCCCTCTCAATCCCCCGAGCGGCTGCCGGTTCCACACCCGCTGCCCCTACGTCCGGGAGCGCTGCCGGACCGAGGAGCCGGTGATGGGCATGAACGACGACGATCACGGCGTCGCCTGCCATTACTGGCGGGAGATCGATGCCCTGCCCCGCCCCGGCACCGCCGAGGCCCGTCCGATCAGCGCGGCCTATGCCACGCGCCGCGCCCTCTACATGGAGCGCAGGGCGCTCCAGGAAGACGCGCCGACACCGTAA
- a CDS encoding ABC transporter substrate-binding protein: MKNWQTGLLAAGFIALTASAAGAQTLRVGLQEDPDLLDPDLARSFVGRIVFTSLCDKLVDLGPDLEFVPQLATEWSWSPDNKALTLKLRQGATFHDGEPFNAEAVKFNIERSLTLPGSTRRSEIAAVTSVDVVDPYTVRLNLSQPFAPLLAALSDRAGMMISPKAAREAGDNFSRTPVCSGPYKFVERVAQDRIVLEKFPEYWNADAYPLAQVSYLPIPDTTVRLANLQSGGLDIIERTAPADLPTVRGDSSLKLEQATSLGYQGITLNVGNGPRADQPLGKDPKVREAFELAIDRTIINQVGFEGEHTVGNQPVAPTNPFYAKGVPVPERDLERAKKLLEEAGHGRVKVELMTPNAPDSLRVAEVIQALAGEAGFDVSVNATEFATGLDRQTRGDFEAFLIGWSGRADPDGNIHTFISCKGGLNDGKYCNPQVDEHLNAARTTTDTAARKAEYAKAAELYLADRQRIYMYHQNWFWAMTAGLEGFKPHPDGMIRLEGVSLKK; this comes from the coding sequence ATGAAGAACTGGCAAACCGGCCTGCTGGCCGCGGGCTTCATCGCCCTGACCGCATCCGCAGCGGGCGCGCAGACCCTGCGCGTCGGCCTCCAGGAGGACCCCGACCTGCTCGACCCGGACCTCGCCCGGTCCTTCGTCGGCCGCATCGTCTTCACCAGCCTGTGCGACAAGCTGGTGGACCTGGGTCCCGACCTGGAATTCGTGCCTCAGCTCGCGACCGAATGGTCGTGGTCGCCCGACAACAAGGCGCTGACCCTGAAGCTGCGCCAGGGCGCGACCTTCCACGACGGCGAGCCGTTCAACGCCGAGGCGGTGAAGTTCAACATCGAGCGCTCGCTCACCCTCCCGGGCTCGACCCGGCGGAGCGAGATCGCCGCGGTGACCTCGGTCGACGTGGTCGATCCCTACACCGTGCGCCTCAACCTGTCTCAGCCGTTCGCCCCGCTTCTGGCGGCCCTGTCGGACCGCGCCGGCATGATGATCTCGCCCAAGGCGGCCCGCGAGGCCGGCGATAACTTCAGCCGCACCCCCGTATGCTCCGGCCCCTACAAGTTCGTCGAGCGGGTCGCCCAGGACCGGATCGTGCTGGAGAAGTTCCCGGAATACTGGAACGCCGACGCCTATCCGCTGGCGCAGGTGAGCTACCTGCCGATCCCCGACACCACGGTCCGGCTGGCGAACCTCCAGTCCGGCGGCCTCGACATCATCGAGCGGACGGCGCCGGCCGACCTGCCGACGGTCCGCGGCGACAGCTCCCTCAAGCTGGAGCAGGCGACCAGCCTGGGCTACCAGGGCATCACGCTGAACGTCGGCAACGGCCCCCGCGCCGACCAGCCGCTCGGCAAGGATCCCAAGGTGCGCGAGGCGTTCGAGCTGGCGATCGACCGCACCATCATCAACCAGGTCGGGTTCGAGGGCGAGCACACCGTCGGCAACCAGCCGGTGGCTCCCACCAACCCGTTCTACGCCAAGGGCGTGCCGGTGCCGGAGCGCGACCTGGAGCGGGCCAAGAAGCTGCTTGAGGAAGCCGGCCACGGCCGGGTGAAGGTCGAGCTGATGACCCCCAACGCCCCGGACAGCCTGCGCGTCGCCGAAGTGATCCAGGCGCTGGCGGGCGAGGCCGGGTTCGACGTGTCGGTCAACGCGACCGAGTTCGCGACCGGCCTGGACCGGCAGACCCGCGGCGATTTCGAGGCGTTCCTGATCGGCTGGAGCGGCCGGGCCGACCCCGACGGCAACATCCACACCTTCATCTCGTGCAAGGGCGGACTGAACGACGGCAAGTACTGCAACCCCCAGGTCGACGAACACCTGAACGCCGCGCGGACCACGACCGACACCGCGGCGCGCAAGGCCGAGTACGCCAAGGCGGCGGAACTCTACCTGGCCGACCGGCAGCGGATTTACATGTACCACCAGAACTGGTTCTGGGCGATGACGGCCGGCCTGGAAGGCTTCAAGCCCCACCCCGACGGCATGATCCGCCTGGAAGGCGTCTCGCTCAAGAAGTAA
- a CDS encoding ABC transporter permease, translating into MLAYMARRLAVSIPTLLLISMLVFSLQLLLPGDPALAIAGEERSPEVLEAIRERYHLNDPVPVQYWYWLTGVLSGDMGESIRSRMPVTELILSKLPVTIQLAVMAMIIALAIGIPAGIVSAVRKGSGWDVGANVVALSGISIPNFWLGIMLIMLVSVQWGLLPASGYANPLEDPIRNIQTMIMPAFVLGTGIAAIMMRHTRSAMLSSLRADYVRTARAKGLSERVVVLRHALRNALIPVVTLGTLQLGELLSGAVLTEQIFTIPGFGKLIVDAVFNRDYAVVQGVVLFTGTAFILMNLLADMLYFLLNPRLRA; encoded by the coding sequence TTGCTGGCTTACATGGCGCGGCGTCTCGCCGTCAGCATCCCGACCCTGCTGCTGATCTCCATGCTCGTCTTCTCGCTCCAACTCCTCCTGCCCGGCGACCCGGCGCTCGCCATCGCCGGGGAGGAGCGCAGCCCGGAGGTGCTGGAGGCGATCCGCGAGCGGTACCACCTGAACGACCCCGTGCCGGTCCAGTACTGGTACTGGCTGACCGGCGTGCTGTCCGGCGACATGGGTGAATCGATCCGCAGCCGCATGCCGGTGACCGAGCTGATCCTGAGCAAGCTGCCGGTCACCATCCAGCTCGCCGTCATGGCGATGATCATAGCGCTGGCGATCGGCATCCCGGCCGGCATCGTGTCCGCCGTCCGCAAGGGCTCCGGCTGGGATGTCGGGGCCAACGTGGTGGCCCTGTCCGGTATCTCGATCCCCAATTTCTGGCTCGGCATCATGCTGATCATGCTGGTATCGGTGCAGTGGGGCCTGCTGCCGGCATCCGGCTACGCCAACCCGCTGGAAGACCCGATCCGCAACATCCAGACCATGATCATGCCGGCCTTCGTGCTGGGCACCGGCATCGCCGCGATCATGATGCGGCACACCCGCAGCGCGATGCTCTCGTCGCTCCGCGCCGACTATGTCCGCACCGCCCGCGCCAAGGGGCTGTCGGAGCGGGTCGTGGTGCTTCGCCACGCGCTCCGCAACGCGCTGATCCCGGTCGTCACCCTGGGCACGCTCCAGCTCGGCGAACTGCTGTCGGGCGCCGTACTGACCGAGCAGATCTTCACCATCCCCGGCTTCGGCAAGCTGATCGTGGACGCCGTGTTCAACCGCGACTACGCGGTCGTGCAGGGCGTCGTCCTGTTCACCGGCACCGCCTTCATCCTGATGAACCTGCTGGCCGACATGCTGTATTTCCTGCTGAACCCGCGGCTTCGCGCCTGA
- a CDS encoding ABC transporter permease, with the protein MSITNAVATAPPAAWYRSRVWRKLGRNRTALAGGVIVLLFVLMAIAAPLIAPYEPNVSSWLTVRKPPSAAHWMGTDDVGRDVMSRLIHGSRASLSAGIISVVIALAIGVPLGVVSGYYGGWLDAVISRVTEAVLACPFLILAIALAAFLGPSLTNAMIAIGISAAPIFARLARGQVLSVKTEDYVQGARAVGCSDLRIIRRYILPNIFPPLLVQSTLTIATAIIAEASLSFLGLGQQPPDPSWGSMLNTAKNFITQAPWMAIWPGIAIFVVVFGFNILGDGLRDALDPRDSR; encoded by the coding sequence ATGAGCATCACCAACGCGGTCGCGACCGCACCCCCCGCCGCCTGGTACCGGTCGCGCGTCTGGCGGAAGCTGGGCCGCAACCGGACGGCGCTGGCCGGCGGCGTCATCGTGCTGCTGTTCGTCCTGATGGCGATCGCGGCCCCGCTGATCGCCCCCTACGAACCCAACGTGTCGAGCTGGCTGACCGTCCGAAAGCCGCCCAGCGCCGCCCACTGGATGGGCACCGACGATGTCGGCCGGGACGTCATGTCCAGGCTGATCCACGGCAGCCGGGCCTCGCTGTCCGCCGGCATCATCTCGGTCGTCATCGCCCTCGCGATCGGCGTGCCGCTGGGCGTCGTCTCCGGCTACTACGGCGGCTGGCTGGACGCCGTGATCTCCCGGGTGACGGAGGCGGTGCTGGCCTGCCCGTTCCTGATCCTGGCGATCGCGCTGGCGGCCTTCCTCGGCCCCAGCCTGACCAACGCCATGATCGCGATCGGCATCTCCGCCGCCCCGATCTTCGCCAGGCTCGCGCGCGGACAGGTGCTGTCGGTCAAGACCGAGGACTATGTCCAGGGCGCCCGCGCGGTCGGCTGCTCCGACCTGCGGATCATCCGCCGCTACATCCTGCCCAACATCTTCCCGCCGCTGCTGGTCCAGTCCACCCTGACCATCGCCACCGCGATCATCGCGGAGGCCAGCCTGTCCTTCCTCGGCCTCGGCCAGCAGCCGCCCGACCCGAGCTGGGGCAGCATGCTCAACACCGCCAAGAACTTCATCACCCAGGCGCCCTGGATGGCGATCTGGCCGGGCATCGCGATCTTCGTGGTGGTGTTCGGCTTCAACATCCTGGGTGACGGGCTGCGCGACGCCCTCGACCCGCGCGACAGCCGCTGA